A DNA window from Pseudoalteromonas spongiae UST010723-006 contains the following coding sequences:
- a CDS encoding TIGR02444 family protein yields the protein MRLKKACLKNSKHLNKRKLTLQPNLQSSNLWQFALQYYSKSAHSRALLQLQDKYAANINLCLLLKYLSHQNIIVSTSTITVLHAHVTEFSQNYTQPLRQIRANFKQSLQTMDNYSALRTHMLNAELELEKQEQQLLVDAFNRATANDSPPTCPLKYYLESILAVPKTDLDQTLTQLA from the coding sequence ATGAGATTGAAGAAAGCCTGCTTGAAAAACTCGAAACACTTGAACAAGAGGAAGCTGACTTTGCAGCCCAATTTGCAGAGTAGCAACCTCTGGCAGTTTGCTTTGCAGTATTACAGCAAAAGCGCGCATAGCCGCGCGCTTTTACAGCTGCAAGATAAATACGCTGCCAATATCAATTTGTGCTTACTACTTAAATACCTATCGCATCAAAACATAATCGTAAGCACCTCAACCATTACCGTATTACATGCACACGTTACGGAATTTAGCCAAAACTACACGCAACCGCTTCGCCAAATACGAGCCAACTTCAAACAGTCGTTGCAAACAATGGATAATTATTCAGCATTGCGAACCCATATGCTCAATGCCGAGTTAGAGCTTGAAAAACAAGAACAGCAATTGCTAGTAGACGCCTTTAATCGCGCAACAGCAAACGATTCGCCTCCCACCTGCCCGCTTAAATACTACCTAGAAAGCATTTTAGCAGTGCCAAAAACTGACCTAGATCAAACATTAACTCAACTTGCGTAA
- a CDS encoding DUF3149 domain-containing protein: MSNLFRDFFQDPVLFLSFGILGVVIVLCLFYVGFFINKIKNDQPSES; encoded by the coding sequence ATGAGCAATTTATTTAGAGACTTTTTCCAGGACCCTGTGCTCTTTTTATCATTTGGCATTTTAGGTGTTGTTATTGTTCTTTGCCTTTTCTACGTAGGCTTCTTTATCAATAAGATTAAGAACGATCAGCCTAGCGAGTCATAA